Genomic segment of Limnohabitans sp. INBF002:
GGACACGTGTGTGAACAATTCTTTTTCGAAGTTCAACAAGAACAAACGCACGCGGGCGCGCTCGACAGGGTCGCCAGGCATCAACTGTGGATGTGGGAAACGTTCGTCGATGTATTCGTTGATGATGTTGGACTCATACAAGATCAAATCGCGCTCAACCAAAATTGGCACTTGACCGTACGGATTCATCACATTGATGTCTTCGGGCTTGTTGTAAAGATCAACATCGCGAATTTCAAAGTCCATGCCTTTTTCGAACAAGACAAAACGGCAGCGATGTGAGTAGGGACACGTAGTTCCCGAATAAAGCACCATCATGATGGGCGGCTCCTAAAAATCAAAAAGAGTGGCAGGCTAACCTGTCACTCCGTGAAGTGACAACAGGCATGAAGCCTGTTGCCGAATTTGCGCAAATTACTTGATGTCTTTCCAGAAGGAAGCATTCAAGCGCCATGCGATGAACATGAAACCAACCAAGAACAACAAGACCCAAACGCCGATGCGCACGCGTGTATTTTGAGCTGGCTCAGCCATCCACTGCAAGTAACCCACGAGATCACCCATGGCTTGGTCGTATTCCAAAGCGGTCATCTTGCCTGGCTTGATTTGTTCCCAGCCTTTGAAGGTTTGGACTTGATGGCCGTGGTCTTCGTGTGTGTCATAGATCGGACGACGCTCGCCTTGCAATTCCCACAACACGTGAGGCATGCCCACGTTAGGGAACACCAAGTTGTTCCAACCTGTGGCTTTGGTTTCGTCACGGTAGAACGTGCGCATGTAGGTGTAGAGGTAATCCGCACCTGTGCCGCCGTGACCAGCACGTGAACGTGCGATCACTGTCAAGTCAGGCGGTGTGGCACCAAACCAATCTTTGGCCTGTTTGGGGTCAATGTTGGCCTTCATGGTGTCACCGACTTTTTCAGTCGTGAACAACAAGTTGTCTTTGATCTGCTGTTCTGTCAAACCGATGTCTTTCAATCGGTTGTAACGCATGAATGCAGCCGAGTGGCAGTTCAAGCAGTGGTTGACAAAAATTTTGGCGCCGTTTTGCAAGGCTCCCAAATCGTTGGTTTTGTTAGGCGCTTTGTCCCATGCGATGGTGTCGCCGCCAGACGCTTGCGCGCCAGCCACCACACCGAGGGCCAATGCCAAGCTGAGAATGATTTTTTTCATGGTTATGTACTCCGTGAATCTCAGTGAGGCGTGAAGGTAACGCGGTCAGGCACAGGCTTAGTTGCACCCATGCGGCTCCACATCGGCATCAACAAGAAGAAGCCGAAATAGAACAAGGTACCGACTTGCGACACGCGCTCGCCAATGGCGGAGGGTGGTTGAACGCCCAAATAAGCCAACACGATGAAGTTCACCACGAACACACCGTACATGTACTTGTGCCAGTCAGGACGGTAGCGGATTGATTTGACACCGCAGTTGTCCAACCAGGGCAAGAAGAACAAGATCACGACAGCGCCGCCCATCACCACCACACCCCAGAATTTGGCGTCGATGGAGAGCATGAGCACGGACACAAACAAAGCTGCACCCACCACACCCGCTTTGACTACTTTTGGCAAGTTGGTTTTGACAGCACCAAAGAAAGCACCAGCTAAAACGCAAGCAATCAACACGTACATCATTTCACTGGTGATCGCACGCAACATCGAATAGAAGGGCGTGAAGTACCACACTGGCGCAATGTGCAACGGTGTCTTCAAAGGATCCGCAGGGATGAAGTTGTTGTATTCGAGGAAGTAACCACCGAATTCAGGTGCGAAGAAGATCACAGCGCTGAACACCAACAAGAAGCCGCTCACACCCAAAATGTCGTGCACGGTGTAATACGGGTGGAAAGGCACGCCGTCGAGTGGGTGACCGTTGGCATCTTTCGGTGCGTTCGGGCCTTTGATTTCCACGCCGTCTGGGTTGTTAGAGCCCACTTCGTGCAACGCAATGATGTGTGCAACCACCAAGCCCAACAGGACGAGTGGCACAGCAATCACGTGGAAGCTGAAGAAACGGTTCAAGGTGGCATCGCCCACCACGTAGTCACCACGAATCAGCAAAGCCAAGTCGGGGCCCACGAAAGGCACAGCAGCAAACAAGTTCACGATCACTTGAGCGCCCCAATAGGACATCTGGCCCCAAGGCAACAAGTAACCCATGAAAGCTTCGGCCATCAAGCACAAGAAGATGGCACAGCCAAAGACCCACACCAATTCACGTGGCTTGCGGTATGAACCGTAGATCAAGCCACGGTACATGTGCATGTAAACCACAATGAAGAACGCCGAAGCGCCAGTGGAGTGCATGTAGCGGATCAACCAGCCCCATGGCACGTCGCGCATGATGTATTCAACAGAACCAAATGCCAAAGCGGCGTCTGGCTTATAGTGCATGACCAAGAAAATACCGGTCACGATTTGAATCACCAACACCAAGAGTGCCAATGAGCCAAAGAAGTACCAGAAGTTGAAGTTCTTGGGTGCGTAGTACTCAGACAAATGCTCTTTGTAGAGCTTTGATGCTGGGAAACGGTTGTCCACCCAGTTGAGCAATTTTTCGCC
This window contains:
- a CDS encoding cytochrome bc complex cytochrome b subunit, whose translation is MAEFKEISPDASAGEKLLNWVDNRFPASKLYKEHLSEYYAPKNFNFWYFFGSLALLVLVIQIVTGIFLVMHYKPDAALAFGSVEYIMRDVPWGWLIRYMHSTGASAFFIVVYMHMYRGLIYGSYRKPRELVWVFGCAIFLCLMAEAFMGYLLPWGQMSYWGAQVIVNLFAAVPFVGPDLALLIRGDYVVGDATLNRFFSFHVIAVPLVLLGLVVAHIIALHEVGSNNPDGVEIKGPNAPKDANGHPLDGVPFHPYYTVHDILGVSGFLLVFSAVIFFAPEFGGYFLEYNNFIPADPLKTPLHIAPVWYFTPFYSMLRAITSEMMYVLIACVLAGAFFGAVKTNLPKVVKAGVVGAALFVSVLMLSIDAKFWGVVVMGGAVVILFFLPWLDNCGVKSIRYRPDWHKYMYGVFVVNFIVLAYLGVQPPSAIGERVSQVGTLFYFGFFLLMPMWSRMGATKPVPDRVTFTPH
- a CDS encoding cytochrome c1, with the translated sequence MKKIILSLALALGVVAGAQASGGDTIAWDKAPNKTNDLGALQNGAKIFVNHCLNCHSAAFMRYNRLKDIGLTEQQIKDNLLFTTEKVGDTMKANIDPKQAKDWFGATPPDLTVIARSRAGHGGTGADYLYTYMRTFYRDETKATGWNNLVFPNVGMPHVLWELQGERRPIYDTHEDHGHQVQTFKGWEQIKPGKMTALEYDQAMGDLVGYLQWMAEPAQNTRVRIGVWVLLFLVGFMFIAWRLNASFWKDIK
- a CDS encoding glutathione S-transferase N-terminal domain-containing protein, coding for MMVLYSGTTCPYSHRCRFVLFEKGMDFEIRDVDLYNKPEDINVMNPYGQVPILVERDLILYESNIINEYIDERFPHPQLMPGDPVERARVRLFLLNFEKELFTHVSTLESRAAKANDKALEKARAHIRDRLTQLAPVFLKNKYMLGENFSMLDVAIAPLLWRLDHYGIDLSKNAAPLLKYAERIFSRPAYIEALTPSEKVMRK